The Leptospiraceae bacterium genome has a segment encoding these proteins:
- a CDS encoding ABC transporter ATP-binding protein codes for MKYDIEAYNIKKLYQNFWALKGVNFLVPEGKFVSLLGPNGAGKTTLLEILEGLQTPTEGNVKILGREWNPKNERFLKSMIGITLQETRFPDKQTVREILTLFASIHQVKKERIDEVLYLLGLEEKQHTLIEHLSGGQKQRLSLAIAILHQPKILFLDEPTVGLDPEARKNIWNILIQLKNQSKSSIVLTTHYMEEAEVLSDYLYLINQGKIIVEGTLSEIYSSYQQFTSLVFQVSDFSFESKLLRYLEKEIQIIHHFMDKQHDKIHFIIKNEKDVLPLIKNLFSFFQKHSIDIKNFEIHKPNLNDVFLQLSGRGLKDDNEYD; via the coding sequence ATGAAATATGATATCGAAGCTTATAACATAAAAAAGCTATATCAAAATTTTTGGGCTCTCAAGGGAGTAAATTTTCTTGTTCCAGAAGGTAAATTTGTCTCTTTGCTTGGACCCAATGGAGCTGGTAAAACTACTCTCTTAGAAATTTTAGAAGGTTTACAAACTCCAACAGAAGGAAACGTTAAAATCTTGGGAAGGGAATGGAACCCGAAAAATGAAAGGTTTTTGAAAAGTATGATTGGGATTACATTACAAGAAACAAGATTTCCCGATAAACAAACTGTTAGGGAAATCCTTACTCTTTTTGCCAGTATCCATCAAGTAAAAAAAGAACGCATTGATGAGGTGCTTTATTTACTCGGATTAGAAGAAAAGCAACATACTCTGATTGAACATCTTTCTGGAGGACAAAAACAAAGACTTTCCCTTGCCATTGCCATTCTACATCAACCCAAAATTTTATTTTTGGATGAACCCACAGTAGGCTTGGATCCTGAAGCAAGAAAAAACATCTGGAACATTCTTATCCAACTCAAAAACCAATCCAAAAGTTCCATTGTTTTAACAACTCACTATATGGAAGAAGCTGAAGTTCTCTCGGATTATCTTTATTTGATTAACCAAGGAAAAATCATCGTAGAAGGAACCTTAAGTGAAATCTATTCGTCTTATCAACAATTTACAAGTTTGGTTTTTCAAGTTTCTGATTTTTCTTTTGAAAGCAAACTTCTTCGATACTTAGAAAAAGAAATCCAGATCATTCATCACTTCATGGATAAACAACATGATAAAATCCACTTCATAATAAAGAACGAAAAGGATGTTTTGCCATTGATTAAGAATTTGTTTTCGTTTTTTCAAAAGCATTCCATCGATATTAAAAACTTTGAGATTCATAAACCAAATCTCAATGATGTGTTTTTACAGCTCTCGGGTCGTGGCTTGAAAGATGATAACGAATATGATTAA
- the pyk gene encoding pyruvate kinase, translated as MKHIETITDISLQRRDFRHTKIICTIGPSTSKPSVIEQLAKAGMNIARINMSHGTQETHLQVIKTIKGLNRKLNHPIAILIDLQGPEIRTGDVSNRIQLHPGEIFTFTIIPNVNVEEKSVFVNYKDIIKDLKEGDRITVDNGLINLQVLEKDLHLGTLKCLVLEGGELGSRKHINLPGVRVNLPSITDKDKEDILFAVQQDVDFIALSFVRRAEDVRQAREIIEKADGHAQIIAKIENQEGLDHFDEILEEADGIMVARGDLGVEIEIQDLPIVQREIVQKCIKKGKPVIVATHMLESMIQNPFPTRAEVTDVANAIYEQVDAIMLSGETAVGKYPVKAVEMLDRIARRMEKEKNIGFHLEREPTSIRESLAKAACILADNINAPAIVVITRRGLFARQVASFRPKKAIIYAFTNMSSTRRKLWLIRSVVPFVLEFSQDPEKTIRKAFEKLRERNRVLPGDPIVVLSDVEAGHEKVTTVQVRVFQ; from the coding sequence ATGAAGCACATAGAAACCATCACTGATATAAGCTTACAGCGAAGGGATTTTCGTCATACAAAAATCATTTGCACTATCGGTCCTTCAACCAGCAAGCCCAGTGTCATTGAACAATTAGCAAAGGCAGGGATGAATATTGCAAGGATCAATATGTCCCATGGAACCCAAGAAACCCACTTGCAAGTCATCAAAACCATCAAAGGATTGAATCGAAAATTGAATCATCCCATAGCAATACTTATAGATTTGCAGGGACCAGAAATTCGCACAGGAGATGTATCTAATCGAATTCAATTACATCCTGGTGAGATTTTCACTTTTACCATCATACCTAATGTGAATGTAGAAGAAAAAAGTGTTTTCGTAAACTACAAAGATATTATTAAGGATTTAAAAGAAGGAGACCGAATAACCGTTGATAATGGATTAATCAATCTACAAGTTTTGGAAAAAGACCTTCACTTAGGGACTTTGAAATGCTTAGTTTTGGAGGGAGGAGAATTAGGTTCTCGAAAACACATCAATCTTCCTGGAGTTAGGGTCAATCTTCCTTCCATCACAGATAAAGACAAAGAAGACATCCTTTTTGCGGTCCAACAAGATGTGGATTTTATAGCATTGTCTTTTGTTCGTAGAGCTGAGGATGTTCGTCAAGCTAGGGAAATCATTGAAAAAGCAGATGGTCATGCTCAAATCATTGCCAAGATTGAAAATCAAGAGGGGTTGGATCATTTTGATGAAATCCTCGAAGAAGCTGATGGCATTATGGTGGCAAGAGGAGACCTTGGAGTTGAAATTGAAATCCAAGATCTACCCATTGTTCAACGAGAAATAGTTCAAAAGTGTATAAAAAAAGGAAAACCAGTGATTGTGGCTACCCACATGTTAGAATCCATGATTCAAAATCCATTTCCAACAAGAGCAGAAGTTACAGATGTTGCCAATGCCATTTATGAGCAGGTTGATGCCATCATGCTATCAGGAGAAACAGCCGTTGGGAAATATCCCGTGAAAGCCGTAGAGATGTTGGATCGAATAGCAAGAAGGATGGAAAAAGAAAAAAACATTGGTTTTCATTTAGAAAGGGAACCAACTTCAATACGAGAGAGTTTAGCAAAAGCTGCATGTATTTTAGCAGATAATATCAATGCACCTGCCATTGTTGTGATCACCCGTAGAGGTCTATTTGCAAGACAAGTAGCTTCTTTTCGTCCCAAAAAAGCAATCATCTACGCTTTCACTAACATGTCCAGCACTAGAAGAAAATTATGGTTGATACGTTCCGTCGTTCCGTTCGTATTGGAGTTTTCTCAGGACCCAGAAAAAACCATCCGGAAAGCCTTCGAAAAATTAAGGGAACGCAATCGAGTTCTACCAGGTGATCCCATTGTGGTATTATCTGATGTTGAAGCAGGGCACGAAAAAGTAACAACAGTTCAAGTGCGGGTTTTTCAATAA
- a CDS encoding UDP-glucose/GDP-mannose dehydrogenase family protein → MKVTIVGSGYVGLVTAVCFSDLGHEVLCVEKDEDKLKKLQKGMVPFYEPGLDELLKKNFQGKRIHFSRSMEEGVEFSDVIFLCVGTPQGEDGKADLSQIEEASRQIAQAMKSYKLIVEKSTVPVNTHQWVKKTIKRYLTIKDIEFDVASNPEFLREGSAIFDFMNPDRIIIGVESQRAEKLLKELYQYFIENNFKFMVTSPAAAELIKHASNSFLAMKISFINMIADLCEKVGADIQEVADGIGADKRIGRSFLNAGIGYGGSCFPKDVKAFIKIAEEHGLDFGLLKETEKINNQRRLRFIEKIEDVLWISKEKNIAIWGLSFKPNTDDIREAPSIDIVKELNRLQANLFLYDPKAMENFKTIFPESENLHYVKDPYEAVQNSDALIILTEWEEFQSADLRKVKELMRLPIIIDARNIFSKSLMQDLGFEYYSIGR, encoded by the coding sequence TTGAAAGTCACTATTGTTGGTTCTGGTTATGTAGGGTTGGTTACCGCAGTTTGTTTTTCTGACTTGGGGCATGAGGTTCTATGTGTTGAAAAAGATGAAGACAAACTAAAAAAACTCCAAAAAGGAATGGTTCCCTTTTATGAACCCGGTTTAGATGAATTGTTGAAGAAAAACTTTCAAGGGAAAAGGATTCATTTTTCCCGTTCCATGGAAGAAGGAGTAGAATTTTCTGATGTGATTTTTCTTTGTGTGGGAACACCGCAGGGAGAAGATGGAAAAGCTGATTTGTCTCAGATTGAAGAGGCATCACGACAAATTGCTCAGGCGATGAAAAGCTATAAATTGATTGTAGAAAAATCTACCGTGCCAGTAAATACCCATCAATGGGTAAAGAAAACCATAAAAAGATATTTAACCATAAAAGACATTGAATTTGATGTTGCTTCCAATCCTGAGTTTTTGAGGGAAGGAAGTGCTATCTTCGATTTCATGAATCCCGATAGAATCATTATAGGAGTGGAAAGCCAGCGTGCAGAAAAATTATTAAAAGAACTTTATCAATATTTTATAGAGAATAATTTTAAATTTATGGTCACGTCACCTGCTGCTGCCGAACTGATTAAGCATGCATCCAATTCTTTCTTAGCAATGAAAATTTCTTTTATTAATATGATTGCCGATTTGTGCGAAAAGGTGGGAGCAGATATACAAGAAGTTGCTGACGGCATCGGAGCCGATAAACGAATCGGTCGTTCTTTTTTGAATGCAGGAATTGGTTATGGAGGGAGTTGCTTTCCTAAGGATGTGAAGGCTTTTATCAAAATTGCCGAAGAACATGGGCTTGACTTTGGGCTTCTGAAGGAAACTGAAAAAATAAATAACCAAAGGAGACTCCGATTTATCGAAAAGATTGAAGATGTCCTATGGATCAGCAAAGAAAAAAACATTGCCATATGGGGTCTATCCTTCAAACCCAATACCGATGATATTCGAGAAGCACCATCGATTGATATTGTAAAAGAGCTCAATCGACTGCAAGCGAATTTGTTTCTGTATGATCCCAAAGCCATGGAAAACTTTAAAACAATTTTCCCAGAAAGTGAAAACCTTCATTATGTAAAGGACCCTTATGAGGCAGTTCAAAATTCCGATGCTTTAATCATACTTACTGAGTGGGAGGAATTCCAATCCGCCGATTTGAGAAAAGTCAAAGAACTCATGAGGTTACCAATCATCATCGATGCAAGAAATATTTTTTCAAAATCACTTATGCAAGATTTAGGATTTGAGTACTATTCCATAGGACGGTGA
- the gmd gene encoding GDP-mannose 4,6-dehydratase, which translates to MKTALITGIRGQDGAYLSQFLLEKGYKVYGADRRSGDSSYWRLKELGIEREIEILYLDLLEFDNIYRVIEKIQPDEVYNLAAQSFVATSFEQPILTAEVDAIGVLRLLEVIRIVNPKIKFYQASTSEMFGKVREIPQNEKTCFYPRSPYGVSKVFGHWITVNYREAYNLFACSGILFNHESPLRGIEFVTRKITYHLAQIKYGLRDKLVLGNINAKRDWGYAKEYVEGMWMMLQHEKPDDYVLATGESHSIQEFVELAFSYAGYELEWIVDGDQKKAIDKKTKKVLVETSKKLYRPAEVDFLIGDYSKAKEILGWTPKTTFKELVYIMVEADLKRISNEVSYKNLDSK; encoded by the coding sequence ATGAAAACAGCATTGATCACAGGAATTCGTGGGCAAGATGGGGCATATCTTTCCCAATTCTTGTTGGAAAAAGGATACAAAGTTTACGGAGCGGATCGTAGGAGTGGTGATTCTTCTTATTGGCGATTGAAAGAACTTGGCATAGAAAGAGAAATTGAGATTCTGTATTTGGATCTTTTGGAATTTGATAACATTTACCGGGTTATTGAAAAAATCCAACCTGATGAAGTTTATAATTTAGCGGCTCAAAGTTTTGTTGCCACTTCTTTTGAACAACCTATATTGACCGCAGAAGTAGATGCCATTGGTGTTTTGCGCCTTTTGGAGGTAATCCGAATTGTTAATCCAAAAATTAAGTTTTACCAAGCATCTACCAGTGAGATGTTTGGTAAAGTTCGGGAAATTCCTCAAAATGAAAAAACCTGTTTTTATCCGAGAAGTCCTTATGGGGTTTCTAAGGTTTTTGGACATTGGATTACGGTAAACTACCGTGAAGCTTATAATCTATTTGCATGTTCGGGGATTCTTTTCAATCACGAGTCACCTTTGAGGGGGATTGAATTTGTTACGAGAAAAATTACTTATCACCTTGCCCAAATCAAATATGGCTTAAGGGATAAACTTGTTTTAGGAAACATTAATGCAAAAAGGGATTGGGGTTATGCAAAAGAGTATGTAGAAGGAATGTGGATGATGCTACAGCACGAAAAACCCGATGATTATGTCTTAGCTACAGGGGAAAGTCATAGCATTCAAGAATTCGTTGAATTGGCTTTTTCGTATGCAGGATATGAATTAGAATGGATTGTTGACGGAGATCAAAAAAAAGCGATTGATAAGAAAACAAAAAAAGTATTAGTAGAAACCTCAAAGAAACTTTATCGACCTGCGGAAGTAGATTTCTTGATAGGTGATTATTCAAAAGCGAAAGAAATATTGGGTTGGACCCCAAAAACCACATTCAAAGAATTGGTCTATATTATGGTTGAAGCTGATCTAAAAAGAATTTCCAACGAAGTAAGTTACAAAAACTTAGATTCAAAATGA
- a CDS encoding ABC transporter permease — protein MIKYFHFISINLQQVLQLFLMSIREFIREPEVLFWAFVFPIGIAITLGLAFDTQKEIQYPIGVLNHQTNPNLQQEILKKLQAHNFHIKILSENEIEDSLKKREIFLYLEFHLDQILVHYDQQNSEAKEILLELYRILSPNILIEKEIKIPGTRYLDFLIPGLIAMGIMNSALWGIGWFLIQMRIKKLLKIFSTTPLNKNHFFIAFTLARGLLSVIENLFLVLVIRIFFPITFVGSWLDLIFVYLVGYLSFAGISVLASCRAKNTSVANGIMNAITLPMMLLSGIFFSYEYFPQEMVIIIEYLPLTLLADLLREVFIQGSSFFDYYLKLITLFFEGLICYVLGKRYFLWK, from the coding sequence ATGATTAAGTATTTTCATTTCATTTCAATCAATCTTCAACAGGTCTTACAGTTATTTCTTATGAGTATTCGGGAGTTCATAAGAGAGCCTGAGGTTTTGTTCTGGGCTTTTGTGTTTCCCATTGGAATTGCGATAACGTTAGGTCTCGCCTTCGACACCCAAAAAGAAATCCAATATCCAATTGGGGTTTTGAACCATCAGACCAATCCCAACCTCCAACAAGAGATTCTCAAAAAACTTCAAGCCCATAATTTTCATATAAAAATCCTTTCTGAAAATGAAATCGAAGACTCACTGAAAAAAAGAGAAATATTTTTATACCTAGAATTCCATTTGGATCAAATCCTTGTTCATTATGATCAGCAAAATTCAGAAGCAAAGGAAATACTTTTGGAATTATACAGAATTCTTTCACCGAATATTCTAATAGAAAAAGAAATCAAAATCCCTGGCACAAGGTATTTGGACTTTTTAATCCCGGGTTTGATTGCCATGGGGATTATGAATAGTGCCTTATGGGGTATTGGCTGGTTTTTGATCCAAATGAGAATCAAAAAGTTATTAAAAATTTTCAGTACAACACCTTTAAATAAAAATCATTTTTTTATCGCATTTACATTGGCTCGAGGGCTATTGAGTGTGATTGAAAATCTGTTTTTAGTTTTGGTTATACGCATTTTCTTTCCAATTACTTTTGTTGGGAGCTGGTTGGATTTGATTTTTGTGTATTTGGTGGGGTATTTGAGTTTTGCAGGGATTTCGGTTTTAGCCAGTTGTAGAGCAAAAAACACTTCTGTTGCCAATGGGATTATGAATGCCATCACCCTTCCAATGATGTTGCTTTCGGGGATTTTTTTTAGTTATGAGTATTTTCCTCAAGAAATGGTGATCATTATTGAATACCTTCCCTTGACGCTACTTGCAGATTTACTAAGGGAAGTTTTTATACAAGGATCAAGTTTTTTTGATTATTACCTCAAACTCATTACCCTTTTTTTTGAGGGATTGATTTGTTATGTTCTTGGTAAAAGATATTTTCTATGGAAATGA
- a CDS encoding alpha/beta hydrolase-fold protein, translated as MKIESWDLPLRNYIFFSGWQTYTLIIMHGLGDQMESYRDFPELIAIPNVNYILLNAPEPYVIGWKWYDLEGNQEIGLKNSQNLLEKTIEILKTKLKIEKNKIILSGFSQGGVVSLFTGLRSREAYGGIISLSGYFYGDYKELSQESKQTPIFLAHGLYDPLIPFDWVKTQAEQLNHLGYTITWKEYPIEHTISYVEIQDLRDWLKTIMKF; from the coding sequence ATGAAGATTGAATCTTGGGATCTACCTTTACGAAATTACATTTTCTTTTCTGGTTGGCAAACTTACACCCTGATCATCATGCATGGATTAGGGGATCAAATGGAGTCTTACAGAGATTTTCCCGAGCTCATAGCCATTCCCAATGTGAATTACATTTTACTCAACGCTCCTGAACCATACGTAATAGGTTGGAAATGGTATGATTTAGAAGGCAACCAAGAAATTGGTTTAAAAAACTCACAAAACCTTTTAGAAAAAACCATCGAAATTTTAAAAACAAAACTAAAAATCGAAAAAAACAAAATTATTTTATCCGGTTTTAGTCAAGGAGGTGTGGTTTCGCTTTTCACGGGATTACGTTCAAGAGAAGCTTACGGAGGGATTATCTCACTTTCTGGGTATTTCTATGGAGATTACAAAGAATTATCCCAAGAATCAAAACAAACCCCCATTTTTCTTGCCCATGGACTTTACGATCCTTTGATTCCTTTTGATTGGGTAAAAACACAAGCAGAGCAACTAAACCACTTAGGCTACACCATCACTTGGAAGGAATATCCCATCGAACACACAATTTCTTACGTAGAGATTCAAGACCTACGTGATTGGTTAAAAACCATTATGAAGTTTTGA
- a CDS encoding aminotransferase class I/II-fold pyridoxal phosphate-dependent enzyme, with protein sequence MLDSYVKQLFSMRMNYIDTSLIRKMFDLAQRLRNPINLSIGQPHFPTPQPIIEAMYQALKDGKTSYTITQGIKELREKLVEKFSQKNQIQTSSDKIIVSSGVSSLLFLIFMSLIDEGDDVLLIEPAFLIYRGLTSFFRANEILLNQNFQKADLENLKFRRLKLILFSTPSNPTGYILKKDQIQALAELADKTGALLVSDEIYELYDYEKKFISPGSIYPHTLTLMGFSKSYSMTGLRLAAATGPKSIIEGLIKLQQYTVVCAPTPVQYAGITALDLDISDYIKYYHENRDLLKTHLKQLTDFYEPEGAFYVFARVPSKYSDMEFSEKALEENLILVPGRIFCNETQWIRISYAVDRDVLQEGIQKLEKLYKDY encoded by the coding sequence ATGCTAGATTCATACGTAAAGCAGCTTTTTTCAATGAGAATGAATTATATCGATACTTCTCTTATAAGAAAAATGTTTGATTTAGCTCAAAGGCTTCGAAATCCCATCAATTTATCGATTGGACAACCTCACTTTCCTACTCCACAACCCATCATTGAAGCCATGTATCAAGCCCTAAAAGATGGAAAGACCTCTTATACAATCACTCAAGGAATCAAAGAACTGAGAGAAAAACTTGTAGAAAAATTTTCCCAAAAAAACCAAATACAAACCTCTTCAGATAAAATCATCGTCAGTTCTGGTGTGTCAAGCTTACTTTTTTTGATTTTCATGTCTCTGATTGATGAAGGTGATGATGTTTTATTGATTGAGCCTGCCTTTTTGATTTATCGAGGATTGACTTCTTTTTTTCGAGCAAATGAAATTCTCTTAAATCAAAACTTTCAAAAAGCAGATTTAGAAAATCTAAAGTTTCGAAGGCTCAAACTAATTTTGTTTTCTACACCCTCCAATCCTACGGGTTATATCCTCAAGAAAGATCAAATCCAAGCCTTAGCAGAATTAGCCGATAAGACTGGTGCTTTGCTCGTCTCCGACGAAATCTATGAATTATATGACTATGAAAAAAAATTCATAAGCCCAGGTTCGATTTATCCTCACACTTTAACTTTGATGGGATTTTCAAAATCCTATAGCATGACAGGTCTTCGTTTAGCTGCTGCAACAGGTCCTAAATCCATTATTGAAGGTTTGATCAAACTCCAGCAATATACAGTTGTGTGTGCGCCCACTCCTGTTCAATATGCGGGTATAACCGCCCTTGATTTAGATATATCAGATTACATCAAGTATTATCATGAAAACCGCGATCTTCTCAAAACTCATTTAAAACAGCTAACAGATTTTTATGAACCAGAAGGTGCATTCTACGTTTTTGCCAGAGTACCAAGTAAATATTCTGATATGGAATTCTCTGAAAAAGCATTAGAAGAAAATTTGATTTTGGTTCCGGGTAGAATTTTTTGTAATGAAACCCAGTGGATTCGAATATCTTATGCAGTAGATCGAGATGTCTTACAAGAAGGGATACAAAAATTAGAAAAACTTTATAAAGATTATTGA
- the alr gene encoding alanine racemase, whose protein sequence is MAILFFGYVLSWIEIDSKALKFNIENFKSIVSKKTKLYAVVKSNAYGHGIKEVVSVVKNDVDGFALNHISEIQPIYEMTDRPFLIMGGFEKDDLKLLLDKDPKRIFLVVSNKDQIQMIKELAPEVWVYLKVDTGMSRLGYRPDSKKFTQTLEYLKEKNLNFVGLMTHFSNVEDVTEQNYAYFQLELFEKAKKILYQIFPKKKFLFHTAASAATMLIPESHQDLVRIGISLYGLWPSLPTKLSAYNIYQDRFNLKSVLTWKTKIVHINEVPENSKVGYGCTYQTSTKTKIAVLPVGYNEGYDRSLSNRSSVIINNKRAMVIGRVCMNMIMVDITHIKNAKVGDEVILIGKSENEEITADELAEITGTINYEIVTRIHPSIPRIVI, encoded by the coding sequence GTGGCAATCCTCTTTTTTGGGTATGTGCTTTCTTGGATTGAGATTGATTCTAAGGCATTAAAATTCAATATCGAGAACTTCAAAAGCATAGTATCAAAAAAAACGAAGCTATATGCGGTTGTGAAGTCCAATGCGTATGGGCATGGGATCAAAGAAGTCGTATCTGTAGTCAAAAATGACGTTGATGGTTTTGCATTGAACCACATCAGTGAGATACAGCCCATTTACGAAATGACGGATCGTCCTTTTTTAATCATGGGAGGTTTTGAAAAAGATGATTTAAAACTTTTACTCGATAAAGATCCAAAAAGAATTTTTCTTGTTGTTTCGAATAAAGATCAAATCCAAATGATAAAGGAATTAGCGCCCGAGGTTTGGGTTTATCTGAAGGTGGATACAGGGATGTCAAGATTAGGTTATCGACCAGATTCAAAAAAGTTCACTCAGACTTTAGAATACCTAAAAGAAAAAAACTTAAATTTTGTTGGATTAATGACTCATTTTTCTAACGTAGAAGATGTAACAGAACAAAACTATGCCTACTTTCAGTTAGAATTGTTTGAAAAAGCAAAAAAGATTTTGTATCAAATCTTTCCAAAAAAAAAGTTTCTTTTTCATACCGCAGCAAGTGCTGCAACGATGTTGATCCCAGAATCACATCAGGATTTGGTCCGAATTGGAATTTCTTTATACGGACTTTGGCCATCACTTCCAACAAAACTCTCAGCCTATAACATTTACCAAGATCGATTTAATTTAAAAAGTGTATTGACATGGAAAACCAAGATTGTTCACATCAACGAAGTTCCTGAGAATTCAAAAGTGGGGTATGGATGCACCTATCAAACATCGACAAAAACCAAAATCGCAGTGCTACCCGTGGGTTATAATGAAGGTTATGATCGTAGTCTCTCAAATCGCTCATCCGTAATCATAAATAATAAAAGAGCAATGGTGATTGGAAGAGTTTGTATGAATATGATCATGGTTGATATCACTCACATTAAAAACGCAAAAGTAGGAGATGAAGTTATCTTGATAGGAAAATCAGAAAATGAAGAAATCACGGCAGATGAATTGGCAGAAATTACAGGAACCATCAACTACGAGATCGTCACTCGAATACATCCAAGTATACCACGCATCGTCATATGA